Genomic DNA from Larus michahellis chromosome 3, bLarMic1.1, whole genome shotgun sequence:
TGCCTTGAGCAGTTTAACTGCATTGTCAGTTAAACTGGGGCATCCCCCATCCCAATTCtctcttttaagaaaaagaagttggTATTTCATTTGAATACCAAAATCTCTAGATTTGGTTTTCTGACATacatagtaaagaaaaaaattaagttccttATCAATACTTCAATTCCAGGTtactaaacaacaacaaaaaagtcagcCTAATTACCTTTTTGTGTAGGTGGTTGCAGCATTGTTGACTGATGCATGAACCAGAATTCTGAAGCACGGGACAAAACCAGTAGTTAATTATATTGAAATGCATTTATACTAAGTTTAACAGGGTTTTTATCGAGTAGACAGAAGTGACATCTTAAATCAGTTAAGTCTCAGTTGCTcaccttttctatttctgttgttCTGGATGCTCCAAGGCAAGTCTTCCTTAATTTTTTGTTGATAGCTATGAACTGCTTGGCATCAAAAGGATGTGATCACATTTTGTCTAGCATTAGTTTTCTCTGTGACAAGCGACTCCATTTAAATAGACTTTACTCCACACAACCCTGGCAGACAGCATTCATTACTACAGCCGAGCGAGTTATGAATAATGTgatttattctgtaatttttgGCTCTCTGTTCAAGATACCAAAGCAGATAATACATCTCTATTAATCCTCTTTGGAAATCTTCAGACAAATTCACTCATGTGCTCAGAGCTCACTCAGAACCTCTTGAAAGAAGTTAGCAGCAAATAAGCTCTGTAGGGGTCTTAGCATCGGGGTGAAATCTGTTCACTGCCTAcgtattttcttctctgtaaccCATTTCATTCTTATCCACAAAAGCTATCAAAAAAGTACACCACATAACCCATTTCCAGACTGGTCAATCAGAATCCTTAACCAAGTTTCaggcaaaaaattaaaacaaagtttttatAGAACTTGGTTTCAGCAGTAAATTTCTTCACAGGAACTTTTATCAGCAACTGGCaggaggagataaaaaaaatagtaagtttCAAATGTGTGCTCTTAAGTACTGCTGCTAGGAAGTACTGTAACTAACAAAAATGGTACAAAAGTGTCTTTTGATTAGTCTACAAACTGGAACTAACCATGTGAAGACTAAGCTCTCAAACATGCTAGAGGGTGTGACTGAAACAGAAAGGTAGTCAACCAAAACGTGAACACCTACAAACTGAGAAACCAGATTACAGAGTGcaaaaggatataaaaaaaaaagaaaaaaatcccaacccccaaaacacaccaaaaaaaaaaacaacccccaaaccaccACACCCCACCGCTTATACCTTACCAACGAACCATGAAAATCAGAAATGCTTCCAAATTCAGAATTAAGTTGAGTAAGAAAAGAatataaacagcaacaaaactgttttttcttatcAGTGTAGCTTCCTTAGAGAGCTCAGTCCAGCTCTAGACTCTACCCAGTAATATACTCACCAAACCTGCTTTCATGTGGAGCGGACAGAAGTTTTacactcttaaaaaaacccctcacgtATACACTACTTTAGCCAAGGTATTATCCCCAGTGTTTCCTAGATGTACTCTAAGTATTTAGGCCACAtactgaagagaaaaagggaaaggaaggctgattattttttaatcaaatataacCCAtgtgtaatatttaaaaatcaagactAAAAGCAGGCatcatttaatgtattttaatagcaAACTTACAGGAACAGCACAGAAGACAGACAACATTAAAAACATGTACTTGCATGTAGGACAACTCAGTTAGAAAAGTATAGTGAATGGATGGAATCTACTGTATGATAAAAATGCTACAAACACCATTTAGTTGCCATTGATAAGAAatttacttgtttaaaaaaatccaaatgctgGCATTGTCCAGAAAAATTTGACAggtttatttataatttttttttttttataaagttgaATTGCTGAAACTTGTTCACCGAAACATTTTTTGACCGCATTGATGTTTTATGCCCcctcatttatattaaaaatccacacacaaatgaaaatgggaaaaaacttGCCAATACCCAATTCTGTCCCCTATTTTTCCATTTGCAACCATATACTTAGGTACCTTTTAACCCCATGGAAAAAATATCTAACGTTCATTACTACCAATAACAGGAAGAAGATTTTGCTTCGAGAATGACAAACCCATCATAGTGAAGTTTAGGCACGCTCTCCACGTATGCGGCGTGCTAGCTGGATATCTTTTGGCATGATTGTGACACGTTTGGCATGGATAGCACACAGGTTGGTATCTTCAAACAGGCCAACCAAGTAGGCTTCACTTGCCTCCTAGTGTAGAAGAAAAgagttaaaaaacattttcactctCTGAGcactaggaaaaaataataaagtcaatGTAGCATGGTGTTAAGTTTAGGCTTCTATCTTTATTACTCAGGAACATCAGAAGTTTtagattctcaaaaaaaaaaataaaagcatccttTTTCTTACAAACCACCAAATAATATTCTATGTCAAAGTTGCGTACTACTGCCATTTGGTGAAAACATCCTCCAAAACACAACCGAACAAACATTCTGACAGGACCCTCACAAGATAAAGGGTTATCTTATCAGAAGGTTAGTTTGTTTAGaaacttctctttttaaaggcTGGATTACACTATTTGAGTGACTTGTTTGCTGCCTCTTCCACAGTAAGAGCTATTGAGCAGCAGGTGAAATCAGCAGGGGCTAGGGAAAAGAGCAGCAGGTATCCCTTCACAACGCAGTTTGGACACACAGCTCCTTGCCATAGGATACCGAAGAGGTGGCTTGattcaaaaggcaaaaattaacagaaaaaaaaatgtgctgagaATTATTAGATACAAGACAATACCACCTTTGACTCAGGAACTCCTTGAATCACCGAAAATGTGGCAGCAGTCTGAGAATTACCATCAGACACTTGTCCTATTCCTGTACTTTCTTCCTGCCTAAGCACCCCCTGTCTATTTGGGGCACACACCACAGCCCCACCACCATCACAGACGGTTCTCACTTCCCACCTGTGAGAATCACAGGGCCAGCACTTGGGAGGGCAAAGGACAAGCCCTATCCTGGGAAAACCACAACCCCGACCACAGCGTCGTCTCTGCTACTGAACCCTGCAGACAGGATTCTGGGTTAGACAGATGCTCCACTGCACCTAATTGTGCTCCTGGCTCTCGTTAAGTTAGCTGCTATTAAGCCCAGCACAGGAATGGTAAGCGTTTACACATTTTTGTGTTGATACAGAATTCCAACGCCTAACGATCTCCTAGGAAGCATCTCAGCATGCCAACATCAGATCAGCATGTGGACCAGGACACAACACAGTGGGGGTGAGAAGGCAGGAATGATGGGGCTCGCTTACAGAAAGGAGGTTGAGGTCCACCTTTATAATACATGCAAAAACAGCTTCTGTGAACCATTTCGTTACCAGGAACTGCAAAATCAACCTACTAAGTTCAAAGTTCCTGCTTAAAAACACAGAACAtttaatacaaagaaagaaaaacactaataCTGCAGACCTCATCTGCTTTTAGTAATTTTTCATATCCATTTCATATCCAGTAGGATATGGCTGCCATAAATTCCCCTAACACAATTTTGCTAAATCACTACATGAAAAGTTAAGACACTTCACCAAATAAGCCGTGCTGGCATGAAACAACACGGTACTGAAGGGGTTAaaagggttgggggttttttgcaaaTATGCGAGCAGGAAGCACTAGGAATAGCACATGAACAAGTTCTATACCAACAACTCCTTAATGCAAAACCAGCCTTCTGAAAAAACGTATTAACTGCTGACTAAATTTTAATAAGCAGTTCCTGACAACAAGACACATAGGTAAACCTTAGGATTTAAGAACTACCACATTCACTCACAGCAGCGAAGACAGAACAACcaccaaaggcaaaagcagccaCTTTCCAAATGCATGCAGCCACCTTTCGAAGCTGAGCATGCGCTCAAGTTTGTAGTGTCTCACGGCATATATTTTGTGCCTTATCAAGGGGAAGTCATTAGAAAAAGACAATTTTGCCTGACTATCAGATATTCTACAGTTGCAGATAGGCTCTGAAACAATCTTTCAACAGCTAAAAGAACAGTGAAGTCCTATCTTTAATCAGGAGCGTTATTGCCATCACGAGAGGGAAACGTTCCTGTGATACCAACACAGTCTTGGAGGGGACCTAACTTAGATGCAAGAATTTGGGCCAGAAAGAGCGATCAGTATTTCGCCCTCACCACACTTTAAATAAGTTATTTaactaatatattttaaaaattatgtgttTAGCACCAACTACATCATACAGAAGCGCTTATTTCCCCTAACTGCGTTTAGATGTGGCTTATCgagctgtttttctttaaagggcATTTGAGGACACCAAGACCGCCATTTGCACACACCAGAACGAGCTTCACACAGCAACGCTCTCCCTCTCGGGCTGCACGGCTTTCAAAGGCAAAGCCTCCAACAAAGCTCGAGGACCGAGGAAACAGATTTACATTAAGTATTTTAATACGATACACTGTTCCATCAAGTGCAGCTACTTGAGGGGTggaggctattaaaaaaaaaaaaaaaaaaagaacaggaaaaccccaaaatcaagccaaaaaaaagccacacacacccccccaaacccacatTTATAGCCTTTGTAAGGAGCTGCAGACATGTCACTGCGTTATTTTAGCCTGTGGTACCTGCAGGGCACCACCAGGTCCACCCCAAGcaagggaaggctgaggggagcaATCCCCCCATctcagccccccccacccccaccccggaaGGGGCCACGCCCACCGCGGCAGCCCACCAATCAGGCGGAGCTGGGGCTTACCCTAGAAACAGGCTGGCCAATGGCGGGGAAGGCGGAGCCATCCCTTACCTTCAGcccttaggtttttttttggggggggggacactgacAGCATTGACCGCAACCttcccccaggaacccccccaccACTCCGGTAAGGCTCACCTGCAAAGCACCGATGGCAGCGCTCTGGAAGCGCAGATCTGTTTTGAAGTCCTGAGCAATTTCACGCACCAGGCGCTGGAAGGGAAGTTTGCGGATCAAAAGTTCGGTCGACTTTTGATAGCGCCTGATTTCACGGAGAGCCACGGTACCCggccttttaaaattaaataataataataattaaaaaaaaaaaaagagataattagTATTCAAGACATATTCTACATCACCTTAAATATACAGGTTCAGCGTCCCtaggatgccccttccctggaggtgttccaggccaggctggatggggctttgagcagcctggtctggtgggaggtgtccctgcccgtagcaggggggtgggaacgagatgatctttaaggtcccttccaacccaaaccatcctatgatcaTCTAAACTAAACTAAGCACCACAACATGCTGTTTCCACCAGAAGAGTCCCACCGTTTACACGGTTTACAAAAACCCCATTTCCCTGGCAAAGGGTCACTGTTTTCTCACCATGGATCTGTGCAAACTCCCAACAGGGATCCCTCAAGCAGCGACACGAGAGCCTGGGGGCCCTGACTTCACGTTAGACTGACACCAACACGTCCTGGTGACAAGCCGCAGTACTGCCACAAGTTGGCTGGTTCGGCTGTACCATAGGTACCCTCTCCCAGCAATTAGCCTGAAGAGCTAACTCTATTTTAAGGGGAATCTGGCTCTTCCCTACTGACATACAGCACTGAAAATTCACGCAACTAACAGAATTTGTATTCTGCATTATATTATCAGCACAAACAACCTAGCAAATTTCCTTGTGTTAGTTTCAGTGTCAGAACTACCGCCTGCTTTTGCAGACACAAAGTCCATCCATGAAATTGATACGCCCTTTATTTCTGTGGAAACTTTGCATTTCCCTACTCCGGCTTCATTACCTCTCTCCCGGAGTATTAATTCTGCCTCACGCCTACAACAACAGACTTCTAGACTAAGTTCGCTATTTCAAACCCGCTTCTCCTCCCCAGTCCACTTTCCCCCACACGCACACGGAATACGTACACCCAGCCCAAGAGCATCCTCCGAGCTGAAGCACGGCTGTTACCGTCCCACACCCAGCAAGGACTGGAAAACTCCCATTATGAGAGGGTTGCCCCCAAAGACCTGCCGCCCATCCCAGCCTACACCCTTCCCGCGGCACAGCCGCCGGTTTTGGGGACAAACGAGCGCATCGGCGGGCGCCTCGCGCCCTCTCGCGGCCAATCGCCGTCCCTGCACCGCCACCGGGGCCCCAGCGGCGCCGGGGGACGGATCGAACCCCACGAAGAAATTAAGATACGCCGCTAACAATCAACTTCGCGGCGGCACGACCCTCCTGCTGCATTTAAATAACCAcaagtaaaaaaatttaaaaaaaaaatttaagaaatcgCTCACCGCGTAAGGGGGTGTTGATTTTTTAGGCGCCGGTACCGAAACTCCCGTGGGAAGGGGCAAATGGTAAACACCGTGTCGGTGCCCGCGCTGGGAATTtagtggttttttggtggtttttaattttttttttttatttatttttcttgcggCAGGCGGGGacccgcgccccgccgcggcggAGCGGTGCCGGCGGGAAGAattcccccccccgcacctccttccccctcccccctcgaCCCGgcggggggaggttggggggggggttgccccCGGTACCGGCCGGTCGCCGCCGGTGCGCGGCGCTGCGTACCTGTAACGGTGCGGCTTCTTCACCCCGCCAGTAGAGGGCGCGCTCTTGCGGGCGGCTTTGGTGGCGAGCTGTTTGCGGGGCGCCTTGCCACCGGTGGACTTGCGGGCCGTCTGCTTGGTGCGGGCCATGCCTCTGCCGGCGTCGCTGCCTTAcacctgccgggggggggggcggggggagaagaggggaaagaagaggagggggaaagaggggcCGGACGCCCCCCCCACGTTCAGCCGCACGCCCCCGCCCGGCACTCACCCCCCCAACAGCGAGCGGGTGCCCCCCACCCGCCttgcccgcccgccccgcgcccctgCTCGCCCAACCGGCGGGGACAGTCGTTAAGCCGTTCGGCCGCCCAACCGccgaaggaggaaaaataaataaataaaaatttaaacgTCTGCCGATCGCGGAATATTAAAATACATggctctattattttttttttgtccacgcATTCAATATCTCGGCTGGAGCCCCGCAAGCCGCCCGCCGGTAAGAGCGGAGCGGCGGCTGCCGCcttccccaacacccccccccccgactcccgcCGGCCGCCCGTCACCTGCCGAGCGTTCGCAAACGCCACCCGGCCAACAtcgaggaggtgggggggggaaccggCAGCCGACCCGCCGCTTCCCACCCGCCGAAAACCTCCTGCGAAACGGCGGAGCCGGGTGCGAGTGGagccgcagcccccggcgggcAGCCCGGCCCTCCCGCGCTCCCCGACCCGCCGGCAGCCGCCGCCAAACCGGCGTTtatcatgcaaaaaaaataaaaaaagaaagggatcCTAAAGTGCGAGAAagcaacaaacttttttttttgggggggggagggtgggtagTTTTTTTTGGGTGCCGTCTCTCCAAGTGCTTCCCCGAAGCCGCCTCGCTCCCAAGCGCCTCTCACAGGCAAACTCATCTCCCAGACCcagaacaaaatggaaacaatCACGAAATGCAGCCCTAGTCCTTTTTCgcgaaggaggaaaaaaaataaatcgcaAAAAATAACGCCCCAAAAAATCGCGAGGAACTCCAAACCATGTGGGTGCAGATGAAGGGGGAGGCAGCGGAAAAGTTTGCACTCGAAAACCAAAAAATTGCGTTGGGTTTGGGTCGTTCCTTCGGcggatttctttccctttttattgttttttatgcaataggaaaaaaaaaaatatggtcgGTGACCAGAGAAAAGAGACAAGATGGTGAAGCTGAGCAACaactgtggggagcaggggaaggaaggcaggagagttACCCTGGGCTGCCGAGCGGCTCCTCTTTGCGGCCGCTTCCCAGCCCCGATCCGGGGGGATGCCGGGCTGAGGAGGCAGCtcgggggctggggaggaatctgggggggttctggagcGGGgtcgaggggagcagaggggggcAAAGACGGCGggaagcggggccggggggtgccggCGGAGGGAACCGCTCCGGCAAGGCAGCTCGGGGAAAGGGgaacggggcggggaggggggccgccgcctccccggccccccaAAAGTTTGTGGGGAGGGTCGAGAGAGGGGGGTGACGGGgtgcgggggttggggggggcggcgggcgcggcgcccAGACTTACCCCGTCCGCTGTGGCGAGCGCGGCTGCCGTgcgggagagggaaggaaggaggaggaggagggagggcgggcggagcgggcggGAGCGAGGAGGAGCCCgagctgcggctgctgctggcggcggcggcggctgggagCACAATTGAAAGATGGCTGACGGGGGGAGGGCCGGCCCCGCGCTCGGCCCCGCCCGcgaccgccccgccccgccccctccccgcccgccagCCAATGGAGCACAATGGAGGGAAGGCGCGGCCACGCCCCCTctccaggccacgccccctccctcgGCGCCGTGTGTACAAACACAAAAGACACGCCGCGCGCGCGAGGGGGgattcccttcctcccccccgcaACTCCCGGCGGGACGGGGGCGCGCGAGGCCACGGCGGGACCGACGGACGCTCGAcgaggagcggagcgggcggcccGCACCCCCCCTGACACCCACAGACACCCCCGCCCGACACCGGCACCGCCCGCTCTCCCGGCCCCGGCACGCAGGCCCCCGGTcgtccacccccccccaccagccgTACCCGTAGCCGTACGGCGGGGAACCCGGGAAAAGAGCCCCGGAGGAGCGGGGGCACGGGGCTGCCGGCAGCCGCAGCGCGGCGGAGAGAGGCAGGCCTAGCGCTTGACCCCACCGAAGTATGAGGCACCTCGGCATCGCCCCCCCCCCAGAGCGCACctttttgggtggggtttttttggttttgggtgtgttttcttggtttggggtgggttttcttAATTTTGGGTGGGctatttttttggggtgggttttggtttttttttttttggttttggggtttgttttttctataCATAGAAGCAACGCCAAAGTTCTCCGCGTCAAGAGGCCTGTCAGGGCTAAGCCGGCGAGGACCCGCCGTGGAAGTGCCATGTTCCTCGTCCTGCAAAGTTAAGAGCTGGGCGGCAGGAGGGGACAGTCGCGGTTACTTCCGACTCAGAAACAAACTGCGGACACAATGGTCGACAAGGAAAAGCTGATGTTTGGGAACTCGTTCCCTGTACCAGTGCTGTCAAACTACTTCAAGTTTGAAGTGCAGCCATTAGAAAAGTTTCGCACTGTCTTTGCCGGCTGATCCCATCCAGTTATATCAGCTGCCAtgttttttaacaagaaaattcgctctttgttttctgttaacGTCAGAAACAAAACGCCCTACAGGAAAGTTACCTCTACTCTAATATGACCGAACAGTCGCTCGCAATTTTCTTAACTACATTTCAACGACAGAGTCGAGTTCTGTACCCAAGCAAACTGGTGCCACCATCTTGTCTGTCATCGGGGTATAAGAAGGAACTGTATTTGATTTGCAAAATCTTTATTATGGGCGGTGATGTAATGCAGTTCTGTGCAGAGACATCCAAGCACCAGTAGTAGTTCATCCATGTGAGCAGAGCAATTTGCTCGGGGCTAATCAAACCTGATGAGGAAAAGAGTGTTATCGTAGGCAGAACACCCTGCTAAAATAGATACAGGCTGCTTTGGCACTCAGATAAACCCAGCGGGCTGCACTACGCAGGCTGGTGGAGACGTACCAGACACACACCTCTGACCCTACCAGAGGTGActgtcaggaaaaagaaactaCAAAGGCTTTTAGTTATTCTTACAGAGGAATTAGCAGAGTGATTTATCTATTGATAGTATTTTAGGAGAGAACAGCAGGTTACCGGACAGCCAGAAAGAGATCTCAGAGCTGTACACTAATTAGCAAATACCCTGGGCGCTCTAAAAGCCGGGCACGGCAATTGGCACCAATTCCCACCACAACGCACGCACCggggaaggagcagctggaaAAGTTGGAAGCCGGCAGCCCCGGTTCCCGGTCGCAAGAAGCTGCCCAGCGATTTAATCACTCGTAGACGGCCCCTGCCAGCTTCAGCGCGGAAGACGCGCGGCGGACGTGCCTCCACCGATCCCCGGTGAtaccccgcccccgccgccttcTCCCGGAGCTCGCCAGCTCCGGCGCCACCGAGCCCCGCGGTCACCTGCGGCGAACCGGAGGCGCAcctctccctcccgccgccccccccacgcCGCCACAACCACCGCCGCCCCGGGGCTGACGCCGACACGCGTGGGCGGCGCCCCAACCCCGCCATTGGCGGAAGCGCCCTGGAATTCCATGACGTCAGCGGCgtgggcggggcgcgggggctgTCCCGTCCCCCCGCGGAGAtccacggggacgggggggacccGGCAGGGCTTCGTCTCGTCTCAAGggccacccaccacccccccgcccccgccccggcgagCTCCGGCCGATGCAAAACGCTTCGGAAATAGCGCAGGCGGGACCGAGGGGGTAACTGCCCGCCCTGAAACCAGGGAAAGCCAGCCAAGGGAAAACCGTGCCAATATTTTATATCTacataaggttcaacaaggccaagtgcaaggtcctgcacctgggtcaggggaAGCCCGGTATCAATCCAGGCTGGGGGGTaaaggggttgagagcagccctgccgagaaagACTTGGgcatgttggtggatgagaaactcaacatgagccggcaatgtgagctcgcagcccagaaagccaaccccatcctgggctgcatcacaagaagcatggccagcaggtcaagcaaggtgattctgcccctctgctctgctctcgtgagaccccacctggagtactgtgtccagctctggggcccccaacgtaagaaggacccattggaacgggtccagaggagggccacgaagatgatctgagggctggagcacctctgctgtgaggacaggctgagaaagttggggttgtgcagccccgagaagagaaggctccggggagaccttatagccccttccagtacctgaagggggcctacaggagacatggggaggggctgtttgcaagggcatgtagtgataggacgaggggcaatggttttaaactagagcagggtaggtttagattagacattaggaagaagttctttacaatgagggtggtgaggcactggcacaggttgcccagagaggtggtagataccccatccctggaaacattcaaggtcaggctggacgaggctctgagcaacgtgatctagttgaagat
This window encodes:
- the H3-3A gene encoding histone H3.3 encodes the protein MARTKQTARKSTGGKAPRKQLATKAARKSAPSTGGVKKPHRYRPGTVALREIRRYQKSTELLIRKLPFQRLVREIAQDFKTDLRFQSAAIGALQEASEAYLVGLFEDTNLCAIHAKRVTIMPKDIQLARRIRGERA